One region of Micromonospora ureilytica genomic DNA includes:
- a CDS encoding NAD-dependent protein deacetylase produces MESLDALTSLVAGGGVVVLSGAGLSTESGIPDYRGPSGVARRHTPMTFQAFTGDPLARRRYWARSHLGWRLIAGAAPNAGHRAVAELQHAGLVDTVITQNVDGLHGAAGSTSVIELHGRLDEVTCLDCGNLTSREELDRRLREANPDFVARVAAVNPDGDVDLPDEQVAAFRPVDCGICGAGMVKPDVVFFGETVPPQRVARCFAAVEQARSLLVLGSSLTVMSGRRFVIRAAKRGIPVAIVNQGPTRGDGHATVCVDAPLGAVLPQLAARVGAGAPLNV; encoded by the coding sequence ATGGAGAGTCTCGACGCGTTGACCTCGCTGGTGGCCGGCGGTGGGGTGGTGGTGCTCAGCGGCGCCGGCCTGTCCACCGAGTCGGGGATTCCGGACTACCGGGGGCCCAGCGGGGTGGCGCGGCGGCACACGCCGATGACCTTCCAGGCGTTCACCGGGGATCCCCTGGCCCGGCGGCGCTACTGGGCACGCAGCCACCTGGGGTGGCGGTTGATCGCTGGCGCCGCGCCCAACGCCGGGCACCGGGCGGTGGCCGAGCTGCAACACGCGGGTCTGGTCGACACGGTGATCACCCAGAACGTCGACGGTCTGCACGGCGCTGCCGGCAGCACGTCGGTGATCGAGTTGCACGGTCGCCTCGACGAGGTGACCTGCCTGGACTGCGGCAACCTGACCTCCCGGGAGGAGTTGGACCGGCGGCTGCGCGAGGCCAACCCGGACTTCGTGGCCCGCGTCGCCGCGGTCAACCCGGACGGTGATGTTGATCTCCCCGACGAGCAGGTGGCGGCGTTCCGGCCGGTGGACTGCGGGATCTGCGGCGCCGGGATGGTGAAACCGGACGTGGTGTTCTTCGGTGAGACGGTGCCGCCGCAGCGGGTGGCGCGGTGTTTCGCTGCCGTGGAGCAGGCCCGTTCGTTGCTGGTGCTCGGGTCGTCGTTGACGGTGATGTCGGGGCGCCGTTTCGTGATCCGGGCTGCGAAACGGGGCATCCCGGTCGCGATCGTCAACCAGGGGCCGACCCGTGGTGACGGCCACGCCACTGTGTGCGTCGACGCGCCGTTGGGTGCGGTGTTGCCGCAACTGGCCGCGCGGGTCGGCGCCGGGGCGCCGCTCAACGTGTGA
- a CDS encoding MerR family transcriptional regulator produces MGLMTIGAFARAARLTPKALRLYDQVGLLVPAAVDPESGYRLYDPAQLPMARLVAQLRRLGMPLATIRVVCDLDPAAAAEAITAYWRQVSADAAARARLATLLVDHLSEGGATMSDPNSAVAVRCAAGCDTGLVRDSNEDTAYAGGRLLAVADGMRGSGGAAASAAAVDALKPLALTDVPAADLLTMVAGAVSDADRAVRGLASDADQPVTTLTALLLSGAQLALVHVGDTRAYLLRDGELSLLTQDHTWVQAQVDQGRLDRGQAATHPQRAVLVRALGGGRQVEADLALRTAQPGDRYLLCSDGLSAVVDRADLRSALAAPADPEDTVRELIELARGEGAPDNIACVVADVVAA; encoded by the coding sequence GTGGGGCTGATGACCATCGGGGCGTTCGCCCGGGCGGCAAGGCTGACGCCGAAGGCGTTGCGCCTGTACGACCAGGTGGGGCTGCTGGTGCCGGCGGCTGTGGATCCGGAGTCCGGCTACCGGCTCTATGACCCGGCTCAACTGCCGATGGCCCGGCTGGTCGCCCAGTTGCGTCGGCTCGGCATGCCACTGGCGACGATCCGGGTCGTGTGTGACCTGGATCCGGCGGCGGCCGCCGAGGCGATCACCGCGTACTGGCGGCAGGTCAGCGCCGACGCCGCGGCTCGCGCCCGGCTCGCCACCCTCCTCGTGGACCACCTGTCTGAAGGAGGCGCCACCATGTCCGACCCGAATTCCGCAGTTGCCGTGCGCTGCGCCGCCGGTTGCGACACCGGGCTGGTACGCGACAGCAACGAGGACACCGCGTATGCCGGCGGGCGGTTGCTCGCGGTGGCCGACGGGATGCGGGGGTCCGGCGGGGCGGCTGCCAGCGCCGCCGCCGTCGACGCCCTGAAGCCGTTGGCGCTCACCGACGTACCGGCCGCCGACCTGCTGACGATGGTGGCCGGTGCGGTGAGCGACGCCGACCGCGCCGTACGGGGGTTGGCGAGCGACGCCGACCAGCCGGTCACCACCCTGACCGCGCTGCTGCTCAGCGGCGCCCAACTGGCGCTGGTGCACGTCGGTGACACCCGGGCGTACCTGCTGCGCGACGGTGAGTTGTCGCTGCTCACCCAGGATCACACCTGGGTGCAGGCCCAGGTTGATCAGGGCAGGCTCGACCGGGGCCAGGCGGCGACGCATCCCCAGCGCGCGGTGCTGGTGCGTGCCCTCGGTGGCGGTCGGCAGGTCGAGGCGGATCTGGCGCTGCGCACCGCGCAGCCCGGTGACCGGTACCTGCTGTGCTCCGACGGGTTGTCCGCGGTCGTCGACCGGGCCGACCTGCGGTCGGCGCTGGCCGCGCCCGCCGATCCCGAGGACACGGTGCGGGAGTTGATCGAGCTGGCGCGGGGCGAGGGGGCGCCGGACAACATCGCCTGCGTCGTCGCCGACGTCGTCGCGGCGTAA
- a CDS encoding NAD(P)H-binding protein: MRVVIAGGHGKIALLLQRHLAGRGDTAVGLIRNPEQTATLRAAGATGVVCDLEHTPVAQVAAHLDGADAVIFAAGAGPGSGVARKDTVDRAAAALLADAATRAGVHRYLLVSSMGVDRPPAPGSDDVWAAYLRAKRAAEDDLRGRDLAWTVLRPGRLTDDPPTGRVTLTPHAGRGAISRTDVAHVLAGLLDEPRTTGTTLELVDGPTPIADAIRATAT; the protein is encoded by the coding sequence ATGCGCGTCGTCATCGCCGGAGGCCACGGCAAGATCGCCCTACTGCTGCAACGTCACCTCGCCGGGCGCGGCGACACGGCCGTCGGCCTCATCCGCAACCCCGAGCAGACCGCGACGCTCCGCGCCGCCGGCGCCACCGGAGTCGTCTGCGACCTGGAACACACACCGGTCGCGCAGGTGGCCGCGCACCTCGACGGCGCCGACGCGGTGATCTTCGCCGCCGGCGCCGGCCCCGGCAGCGGCGTCGCCCGCAAGGACACCGTCGACCGGGCCGCCGCCGCGCTGCTCGCCGACGCCGCCACCCGCGCCGGCGTGCACCGCTACCTGCTCGTCTCCTCCATGGGCGTGGACCGACCACCCGCCCCCGGCAGCGACGACGTGTGGGCGGCGTACCTGCGCGCCAAACGCGCCGCCGAGGACGACCTGCGCGGCCGCGACCTGGCCTGGACGGTGCTGCGACCCGGCCGGCTCACCGACGACCCACCCACCGGGCGGGTCACCCTCACCCCACACGCCGGCCGTGGCGCCATCAGCCGCACCGACGTCGCCCACGTCCTCGCCGGCCTGCTCGACGAACCACGCACCACCGGCACGACCCTGGAACTCGTCGACGGGCCCACCCCGATCGCCGACGCCATCCGCGCCACCGCCACCTGA
- a CDS encoding DUF1905 domain-containing protein, with amino-acid sequence MDPQPLDYRFTAPIEKDGAFATYVTVPDSADLLGTRRAVKVTGTIDGHPFSATLMPSGTGPHWLPIRAALCKTIGKSAAGAEVTFHLEQRLS; translated from the coding sequence ATGGACCCGCAACCACTCGACTACCGCTTCACCGCGCCCATCGAGAAAGACGGCGCGTTCGCCACGTACGTGACGGTGCCCGACTCCGCGGACCTGCTCGGCACCCGACGCGCCGTCAAGGTCACCGGCACCATCGACGGGCACCCGTTCAGCGCCACCCTCATGCCCTCCGGTACCGGCCCCCACTGGCTGCCCATCCGCGCCGCCCTGTGCAAGACCATCGGCAAGAGCGCCGCCGGCGCCGAGGTCACCTTCCACCTCGAACAACGGCTCAGCTGA
- a CDS encoding SAM-dependent methyltransferase — MSDALSAPLAEVLAASPHRSAVLEAAGLLSWDGGVPVAHPSLVPPDGPTGRSAVQARLSSLRQAVAAAAQEPSAPGGAGWAALDDEVLLHQGRASAATGRALATRVVPELPGLARRLDSADARVLDVGTGVAGLAVAVARALPRVSVVGIDVLQRALDLAVGELAEARDVADRITLRLQDVAEVAEPGGYDLVWLPAPFLPQQTLAVALPRLVGALRPGGWLVAGTNPPAGDPLRAAVDRWNAVRNGGNAFDADRMAEVLAGAGLGDVRRFSTVPGGPVLVAAHRPGG; from the coding sequence ATGAGTGACGCCCTGTCGGCCCCGCTCGCGGAGGTCCTCGCGGCGTCGCCGCACCGCAGCGCGGTGTTGGAGGCCGCTGGTCTGCTGTCCTGGGACGGTGGGGTGCCGGTCGCGCACCCGTCGCTGGTGCCACCCGATGGGCCGACCGGGCGCAGTGCCGTGCAGGCGCGGTTGAGTTCGCTGCGGCAGGCGGTCGCCGCGGCGGCGCAGGAGCCTTCTGCGCCGGGCGGGGCCGGTTGGGCGGCGCTGGACGACGAGGTGCTGCTGCATCAGGGTCGGGCGTCGGCGGCGACCGGCCGGGCGTTGGCGACGCGGGTGGTGCCCGAGTTGCCGGGGCTGGCGCGGCGTTTGGACTCGGCGGACGCCCGGGTGTTGGACGTTGGCACCGGTGTGGCGGGGTTGGCTGTCGCTGTGGCTCGCGCGTTGCCGCGGGTGTCGGTGGTGGGCATCGACGTGCTGCAGCGGGCGTTGGACCTCGCGGTCGGGGAGTTGGCCGAGGCGCGCGACGTCGCGGATCGGATCACGCTGCGCCTTCAGGATGTCGCGGAGGTGGCCGAGCCGGGCGGGTACGACCTGGTGTGGCTGCCGGCGCCGTTCCTGCCCCAGCAGACGTTGGCGGTCGCGTTGCCCCGGCTGGTGGGGGCGCTGCGCCCGGGTGGTTGGCTGGTGGCGGGCACGAACCCGCCGGCCGGGGATCCGTTGCGGGCGGCCGTCGACAGGTGGAACGCCGTGCGCAACGGCGGCAACGCCTTCGACGCGGACCGGATGGCGGAGGTGCTGGCGGGGGCGGGGTTGGGCGATGTCCGCCGTTTTTCGACAGTCCCCGGTGGGCCGGTGCTGGTCGCCGCGCACCGTCCGGGTGGCTGA
- a CDS encoding DivIVA domain-containing protein: MSATPISRYDGVQISGGVQVRMTADRVRRWEFGAASFARRGYDNADVDRFRVQVADELDLLATQIATLRAENERLTDRVELHRHGVIPSTGAAAKVPAAREVNLLSAAQREAEQIIAQAHDYARRVAEYARVQYESYLHAAQAEAKQEAERAVAEYRSAAGPSFDDTVATREALRIFGEMMVSHMQAAARHLDDGSEQLARTMDRIAAETPGAPFVGGVVGQSALPRHQQR, translated from the coding sequence GTGAGTGCGACGCCGATCAGTCGGTATGACGGGGTGCAGATTTCCGGCGGTGTGCAGGTGCGGATGACCGCCGATCGGGTTCGGCGGTGGGAGTTCGGTGCCGCGTCGTTCGCCCGGCGCGGTTACGACAACGCTGACGTGGACCGCTTCCGGGTGCAGGTCGCTGACGAGTTGGACCTGTTGGCGACGCAGATCGCGACGTTGCGGGCGGAGAACGAGCGGCTGACCGACCGGGTGGAGTTGCACCGGCACGGGGTGATTCCGAGTACGGGGGCGGCGGCGAAGGTCCCGGCGGCGCGGGAGGTGAATCTGCTGTCGGCGGCGCAGCGGGAGGCGGAGCAGATCATCGCGCAGGCGCATGACTACGCGCGTCGGGTCGCCGAGTACGCCCGGGTGCAGTACGAGAGCTACCTGCACGCGGCGCAGGCGGAGGCGAAGCAGGAGGCGGAGCGGGCGGTGGCGGAGTATCGCAGCGCGGCCGGGCCGAGCTTCGACGACACGGTGGCGACCCGGGAGGCGTTGCGGATTTTCGGCGAGATGATGGTGTCGCACATGCAGGCGGCGGCGCGGCATCTCGATGACGGCAGTGAGCAGTTGGCGCGCACGATGGATCGGATCGCGGCGGAGACGCCGGGGGCGCCGTTCGTGGGTGGTGTGGTGGGGCAGTCGGCGTTGCCGCGGCACCAGCAGCGCTGA
- a CDS encoding globin domain-containing protein, with protein MDAARLKQSWSVVAGHGDQVPLYFYSTLFLSHPETRQMFPTNMAGQRDRLVTALGHIVSNVDQVDRLVGFLQDLGADHRKFAVRAEHYPAVGEALVATLQHFLAEQWTDELAADWTAAYGLVAQVMMEAAQAAEAVNPPWWVAEIVAHERRAFDVAVLTVRPQYLLPFTPGQSIGVSHPSVRSWRYYSPANAPRADGTLELHVRAAPGGAVSSRLVYGSAVGDRVHLAAPVGDRLGLWSAGSSDLLLLVAGTGWAPVKALVEQVAAEGSRRRVDLYVGARSRSEFYDSDAMDKLASSYPWLTVTYVVGADVHRPGEFVQAVDRALADGDWRSRHVFVCGSDEMVSYAVQTLVQAGYHAGQVHHEGLGAQWYGPAWRTAVQQSAAGDTSGGGHR; from the coding sequence GTGGACGCGGCTCGCCTCAAGCAGAGCTGGTCGGTGGTCGCCGGTCACGGCGACCAGGTGCCGCTCTACTTCTACTCGACGTTGTTCCTCTCTCATCCTGAGACGCGGCAGATGTTCCCGACGAACATGGCCGGTCAGCGGGATCGCCTCGTGACCGCGTTGGGTCACATCGTGTCCAATGTGGACCAGGTGGATCGGCTGGTGGGTTTCCTGCAGGATCTCGGCGCGGATCACCGCAAGTTCGCGGTCCGCGCGGAGCACTATCCGGCGGTCGGTGAGGCGCTGGTGGCGACGTTGCAGCATTTCCTCGCCGAGCAGTGGACCGACGAGTTGGCTGCGGACTGGACGGCCGCGTACGGGTTGGTCGCCCAGGTGATGATGGAGGCCGCGCAGGCCGCCGAGGCGGTCAATCCGCCGTGGTGGGTGGCGGAGATCGTGGCGCACGAGCGGCGGGCGTTCGACGTGGCGGTGTTGACGGTGCGCCCGCAGTACCTGTTGCCGTTCACCCCGGGTCAGTCGATCGGGGTGTCGCACCCGTCGGTGCGGTCGTGGCGGTACTACTCGCCGGCGAACGCGCCGCGGGCGGACGGCACGTTGGAGTTGCACGTGCGGGCCGCGCCGGGTGGCGCGGTGTCGTCGCGGCTGGTGTACGGGTCGGCGGTGGGGGATCGGGTCCACCTGGCGGCGCCGGTGGGGGACCGGCTGGGGTTGTGGTCGGCGGGCTCGAGTGACCTGTTGTTGTTGGTCGCGGGTACCGGCTGGGCGCCGGTGAAGGCGTTGGTGGAGCAGGTGGCCGCGGAGGGTTCCCGCCGGCGGGTGGACCTCTACGTGGGGGCCCGTTCCCGTAGCGAGTTCTACGACAGCGACGCGATGGACAAGTTGGCGTCGTCGTATCCGTGGTTGACGGTGACGTACGTGGTGGGTGCCGACGTGCACCGGCCAGGGGAGTTCGTGCAGGCGGTGGACCGGGCGTTGGCCGACGGTGACTGGCGTTCCCGGCACGTGTTCGTGTGTGGGTCGGACGAGATGGTGTCGTACGCGGTGCAGACGTTGGTTCAGGCGGGTTACCACGCGGGGCAGGTGCACCACGAGGGCCTGGGTGCGCAGTGGTACGGCCCGGCGTGGCGGACGGCGGTGCAGCAGTCGGCTGCGGGTGACACTTCGGGAGGTGGGCACAGGTGA
- a CDS encoding group I truncated hemoglobin, with protein sequence MTVTEETAPASHFDRIGGASSVKAAVELFYDKVLADPELADYFADVDMAGQRRHLALMLTVVLGGPNEYTGRGLAEAHQPLNITVEHYAKVGEHLTVTLTELGVPADILADVQTVLGQVQGQVVAAGNRSGV encoded by the coding sequence GTGACGGTTACGGAAGAGACGGCGCCCGCTTCGCACTTCGACCGCATTGGCGGTGCCAGCTCGGTCAAGGCGGCCGTTGAGCTGTTCTACGACAAGGTGCTCGCGGACCCGGAGTTGGCGGACTACTTCGCCGATGTGGACATGGCGGGTCAGCGGCGGCACCTGGCGTTGATGTTGACCGTGGTGCTGGGTGGCCCGAACGAGTACACGGGTCGTGGGTTGGCCGAGGCGCACCAGCCGTTGAACATCACGGTGGAGCACTACGCGAAGGTGGGCGAGCACCTGACGGTGACGTTGACCGAGCTGGGGGTGCCGGCGGACATCCTGGCGGATGTGCAGACGGTGCTGGGGCAGGTGCAGGGCCAGGTGGTGGCTGCCGGGAACAGGTCGGGCGTCTGA
- a CDS encoding MerR family transcriptional regulator, which translates to MHEPRDSDPGAEFDESGASSPGVAAEGDGSVGYRGVTACHAVGISYRQLDYWARTTLVVPSVRDASGSGTQRLYSFRDLVVLKVVKRLLDAGVSLQNIRKAIEALRSRGVEDLAGITLISDGTTVYECRSPEEVVDLLQGGQGVFGIAIGGAFKEIQGSLSHLPAEPAMSGPVEPAVVSGSDPVGDELAARRARRRAG; encoded by the coding sequence ATGCACGAGCCGCGGGATTCCGATCCGGGTGCAGAGTTCGACGAGTCGGGTGCCTCGTCGCCAGGTGTGGCGGCTGAGGGTGACGGTTCGGTTGGCTACCGGGGTGTGACGGCCTGCCACGCGGTGGGCATCAGTTACCGGCAGTTGGATTACTGGGCGCGGACGACGCTTGTGGTGCCGAGCGTTCGTGATGCCTCGGGTTCGGGGACGCAGCGGTTGTATTCGTTCCGGGACCTGGTGGTGTTGAAGGTCGTGAAGCGGTTGTTGGATGCGGGGGTGTCCCTGCAGAACATCCGTAAGGCGATCGAGGCGTTGCGGTCGCGTGGTGTGGAGGATCTGGCGGGGATCACGCTGATCTCTGATGGGACGACGGTGTATGAGTGCCGGTCTCCGGAGGAGGTGGTCGACCTGTTGCAGGGTGGCCAGGGGGTCTTCGGCATCGCGATCGGTGGTGCTTTCAAGGAGATCCAGGGGTCGTTGTCGCATCTGCCGGCGGAGCCGGCGATGAGCGGCCCGGTGGAGCCGGCGGTGGTGTCGGGGTCGGATCCGGTGGGTGACGAGTTGGCGGCGCGGCGGGCGCGGCGGCGCGCCGGCTGA
- a CDS encoding bifunctional nuclease family protein has translation MRELSVVGVRVELPSNQPIVLLREVEGDRYLPIWIGAVEATAIAYEQQGVKPARPLTHDLLRDVLAALKAPLQAVEITELKENVFYADLLIGDGVRVSARPSDSIALALRVGAPIRCAEQVLSEAGIVIPDEQEDEVEKFREFLEQVRPEDFAG, from the coding sequence GTGCGCGAGCTGAGCGTGGTCGGAGTTCGGGTGGAGCTGCCCAGCAACCAGCCGATCGTCCTGCTCAGGGAGGTCGAGGGGGACCGCTATCTGCCGATCTGGATCGGCGCGGTCGAGGCGACGGCTATCGCTTATGAGCAGCAGGGGGTCAAGCCGGCCCGGCCGTTGACGCATGATCTTCTGCGGGACGTGTTGGCGGCGTTGAAGGCTCCCTTGCAGGCGGTGGAGATCACCGAGCTGAAGGAGAACGTCTTCTACGCGGATCTGTTGATCGGCGATGGGGTGCGGGTGTCGGCGCGGCCGAGCGATTCGATCGCGTTGGCGTTGCGTGTCGGTGCGCCGATTCGTTGTGCGGAGCAGGTCCTCAGCGAGGCGGGGATCGTTATCCCTGATGAGCAGGAGGACGAGGTGGAGAAGTTCCGCGAGTTCCTGGAGCAGGTGCGTCCGGAGGATTTCGCGGGCTGA
- the ftsR gene encoding transcriptional regulator FtsR, with the protein MSIGEVLGQLRVDFPDTTISKLRFLEAEGLVEPQRTAAGYRKYSWDDVARLRFVLTAQRDKYLPLRVIREQLAEWDSSGEQPGRSRPALVAVGPDGAVPGRELAEPAESSQVRLGRTDLVARSGIDESTLVELERLGVLVSDPPGWYDADALIIASAVAGLASYGLEPRHLRGYRTAADREVGLFAQLVAPLARQSDPAARARAAETARELVALSEQLHAALVRVGLRSTLGR; encoded by the coding sequence ATGAGCATCGGTGAGGTGCTTGGGCAGTTGCGGGTGGATTTTCCGGACACCACGATTTCGAAGCTGCGGTTTCTTGAGGCCGAGGGTTTGGTCGAGCCGCAGCGGACGGCGGCGGGTTACCGGAAGTACAGCTGGGACGATGTGGCGCGGTTGCGGTTCGTGTTGACCGCGCAGCGGGACAAGTACCTGCCGTTGCGGGTGATCCGGGAGCAGTTGGCCGAGTGGGATTCGTCCGGTGAGCAGCCGGGGCGGTCGCGGCCGGCGTTGGTGGCGGTTGGTCCTGATGGTGCGGTGCCGGGTCGTGAGTTGGCGGAGCCGGCCGAGTCGTCGCAGGTGCGGCTCGGCCGGACGGATCTGGTGGCGCGCAGTGGGATCGACGAGTCGACGTTGGTGGAGTTGGAGCGGCTCGGTGTGCTGGTGTCGGATCCGCCGGGTTGGTATGACGCGGATGCTTTGATCATCGCGTCGGCGGTGGCGGGGTTGGCGTCGTACGGGTTGGAGCCGCGGCACCTGCGGGGTTATCGGACGGCGGCGGACCGGGAGGTCGGTTTGTTCGCGCAGTTGGTGGCGCCGTTGGCGCGGCAGAGTGATCCGGCGGCGCGGGCGCGGGCGGCGGAGACGGCGCGTGAGTTGGTGGCGTTGTCGGAGCAGCTGCACGCGGCGTTGGTGCGGGTGGGTTTGCGGTCGACGTTGGGTCGGTGA
- the odhI gene encoding oxoglutarate dehydrogenase inhibitor Odhl, producing the protein MTRPDDEFPPLDVTSTLNLGSLDEVLEGPDTDVVPSRMSGSLPPGMALLVVRRGPNAGARFLLDHDVTTSGRHPDSDIFLDDVTVSRRHAEFHRDGGTFTVRDVGSLNGTYVNRERVEAATLSNGDEVQIGKFRVVFIAGPRPEEEAGRG; encoded by the coding sequence ATGACGCGGCCAGACGACGAGTTCCCCCCACTCGACGTCACTTCGACGCTCAATCTCGGTTCGCTCGACGAAGTGCTGGAGGGGCCGGATACCGATGTGGTGCCGAGCCGGATGTCCGGTTCGTTGCCGCCGGGTATGGCGCTGCTGGTGGTTCGTCGAGGCCCGAATGCGGGTGCCCGGTTCCTGTTGGACCACGATGTGACGACCAGTGGCCGGCACCCGGACAGTGACATCTTCCTGGATGACGTGACGGTGTCGCGTCGGCATGCGGAGTTCCACCGCGATGGTGGGACGTTCACGGTGCGGGACGTGGGCAGCCTGAATGGCACGTACGTCAATCGTGAGCGGGTTGAGGCGGCCACGTTGAGCAATGGTGACGAGGTCCAGATCGGTAAGTTCCGGGTGGTGTTCATCGCCGGTCCGCGCCCGGAGGAGGAGGCCGGCCGGGGGTGA
- the gcvH gene encoding glycine cleavage system protein GcvH, with translation MIPEDLRYTAEHEWVAGDGTASVRVGITHFAQDALGDIVYVQLPEAGAVVAAGDSLGEIESTKSVSEIYAPVAGTVAARNDALGDTPELINTDPYGEGWLVEITPNDPTATDGLLTAAAYQKITEG, from the coding sequence GTGATTCCCGAGGATCTGCGATACACCGCCGAGCATGAGTGGGTGGCGGGTGACGGCACGGCTTCTGTCCGGGTCGGCATCACCCACTTCGCGCAGGACGCGCTCGGTGACATCGTGTACGTGCAGTTGCCCGAGGCGGGTGCGGTGGTCGCGGCCGGTGACTCGTTGGGTGAGATCGAGTCGACCAAGAGTGTGTCGGAGATCTACGCGCCGGTGGCCGGTACGGTGGCGGCGCGCAACGACGCGTTGGGCGACACGCCTGAGCTGATCAACACTGATCCGTACGGTGAGGGTTGGTTGGTGGAGATCACGCCGAATGATCCGACTGCGACGGACGGGTTGCTGACGGCGGCCGCGTATCAGAAGATCACCGAAGGCTGA